The following DNA comes from Naumovozyma castellii chromosome 4, complete genome.
AGACCCAACCTCGGGACCTTTCAATATGCCTTAAGAATTCTAGACCCAATCCTTTGTCCTGGGACGCATTCTCGATAATACCCGGGATATCTGCTACAGTGAAGCTTCCACTATCAATACCCAAAGATACAGTACCGATGCTGGGACTTAAGGTTGTAAACTCCCAATGCCCCACTCGAGGTTTCGCATTAGAGATCTTTCCAAGGATAGTAGATTTCCCCGCATTAGGGAATCCAATGAGACCCAAGTCTGCAATGCTCTTTAATTCGAACATAAAATACTGTTCCAGCCCATTTCTCCCCATCTTGCTAAATCTGGGGTTCCTTATTATATTAGTCAAAAAATGCATGTTACCAAGTCCACCTTTGCCACCCTTCAATAAACAAATGGGTGTATTACTAACATGGTCTAAATCAATACCGTATAATGGAATGGTATCACTTTTTAATTCCATACTCCGTAAACTATCGTCATACATTGTCACTTTCTTATTTAAATCAACGAACCAATCCTTATCAAGATGATATTCCTCACTTTTACCCTTAAAAAGCCAACCTGCTCCTGACTCGTAGGAATCCCTGAACAATTGAATGTGTGTCGGTTCCGTGTCGTATCGGTATTTGCTAATACACTTCAGACTTAACATATTGTTCTCTAAAACAGATCTTAAAGTAGAAGTTGGTTCCTTTTGTAGTTCCTTTTGTATATAACTCCGAACATTCCTGGGATCCATACACCAATGAACGATCGTACCCTTAGGTACTTTAATAAGTATATCATTCCCCGTAGGACCATCCAATTGAGCAGCTGCTCCGTCCTCACCATCACCAGCAACATATGTTGTCTTTATCTTAGCTAGAGAATCCAAACTTTCCACCGCCTGTAAAAATATACTACCACCGTCTCCACCATCACCACCGTCTGGAGGTCCAATACTCCTACCAGCATCCctgaaaaatgaaatggatCCGTCCCCACCTTTACCACTCCGACATTTGACAATTCTGACATCAATGAAGTTGCCTTGTGCATGCTTATGTTTGTTAAATTCTTGTAAATACTTCATCGAGGTGAAATTAATTATCGGTGCCTTAATGTCAATATAGTGTGATTCTGGAGGCGTTGAAACCACTGTGATGGGAAATTGACCGGTACCACTGACATATTCATTTGCTGATTCACTAAGTTGCGGTGTCTCATCAAGGTCCATTGCATTCTTCCACTTTAGAGATTCTAACCAACCTTCATTGTCGGAGATTTTAGGTGCATTGTCCACTATTTTGTATGAGTTGTGCCTTACTATtgatttcaataatggagTGTTAAGACTTATTTTCCTCATCAAACAAAGGCCTCTTCTGCTGTTAATTTTTTAAGGCAACTTGATTAAGTCCTCAATATGGGACCAACTTTTAAAGTGAACTTTCcgttcttcaataatttcaataacgATTTCCTTAAAAATAGAACAAGGATACg
Coding sequences within:
- the MTG2 gene encoding putative GTPase MTG2 (ancestral locus Anc_5.70); its protein translation is MRKISLNTPLLKSIVRHNSYKIVDNAPKISDNEGWLESLKWKNAMDLDETPQLSESANEYVSGTGQFPITVVSTPPESHYIDIKAPIINFTSMKYLQEFNKHKHAQGNFIDVRIVKCRSGKGGDGSISFFRDAGRSIGPPDGGDGGDGGSIFLQAVESLDSLAKIKTTYVAGDGEDGAAAQLDGPTGNDILIKVPKGTIVHWCMDPRNVRSYIQKELQKEPTSTLRSVLENNMLSLKCISKYRYDTEPTHIQLFRDSYESGAGWLFKGKSEEYHLDKDWFVDLNKKVTMYDDSLRSMELKSDTIPLYGIDLDHVSNTPICLLKGGKGGLGNMHFLTNIIRNPRFSKMGRNGLEQYFMFELKSIADLGLIGFPNAGKSTILGKISNAKPRVGHWEFTTLSPSIGTVSLGIDSGSFTVADIPGIIENASQDKGLGLEFLRHIERSRGWVFVVNLETDQPLRDLQILIKEVGGLEKVASKNVLIVCNKADTEHSKDKYMTVASFCNELGWDHIPISALRGENIQPLIEKMAKCINIQ